GAGATGCGGCAGCAAACAAACTTCCGCTCCTGAGGATCTCAACATCTGTGTATCAATGAAAAGCCAAAAACGCGCGACCtaacagagagatagatatacacacacagcatatacacaaacatacgtgcatatatatatatatatgtatatatatatccgaGAAAATACAAGAATACAAATAAATGTAACATGTCCTTCACTAGGTAGGAGCACCTGCAACCATTCTATGCGTATTCTCGAACATACACAGAACATGCATGTGGGTTCGAAATACATGTTCGCATGTACATTTAcctacatgtatacatatatatatatatataagatataagaaatatatatatatatatgtatatttgcataTTTTTTTGCGTCGCTCGTTTCTCTGAAAGGAGTGCCATCTGTTTTTCGCGGACCAACGAGGACGACGTTGActccggcgtctctcgcatcgcttctcgcgccttcggcgagaaggcgaactgCAGCCTTCGACGCGCAGTACGCCGTTTGCCCCGGACTGGACATGCGCCCGAGAATGCTTCCTACGAAGACAGCGCGGCTGGAGAGAGCCGGGAGCACTCGTTGGTgtcgaactgcatgcactgcctCTGCACACAACGACGCAAGTCTCCACGCGGAGACCGATGCGCCTCCTCCGGTCGACGCGGAGGCGTTGAACGCCTGCATCAGCGGCAGAAAGGCATGCATGACTCTCACAGCTCCGAGCAGGTTGACGTCGAAAAGCTCGCGCCAACTCTTCAGAgacttttctgtttcctgaaACGACAagtcgagagacgagagagctGGCGCAGCGCATGTCCGGCGGTGACGGCGCGGCGAaagggaaacgagaagcagcCAAGAAATCCGTTTTTTTTCCTACAGTCGCTGGGGAAACTCGGAAACcacgtttgcatgcgcgttcGTCATGGCGCggagagcagaagcagagcgaaaaggagagcctctttcttcgcttcaaTCGGACGCTGAACTTCTGCGTCAACTCAGGCGAATAtgcctgtcttctcccgtccATGCACGTCGCTCCGTCTTCGCAAGCATTCCACTGGACATATCCGTCTAAACAAGCAGCCATATGTAAATACGAACGCATACAGAACTGGTGAaatcacatatatatatatatatatatatatatatataaatgccTATAATAAATACACGCATATGCAAATAAATATatctgcacagacacacacaatatgcatatatatatatatatatatatagatagatagatatagataaatagatatagatatatagatatatacatacataaagATACGTTTGCACACATACGGAGTCCTACATGTATAAGTATAGGAAGATCAACCTGAAGAGGGATGAGTAAACACAGCAACATCAATCCTCACTGTGAATACACGCATCGAGAGATAAATGCGAATAAAAATGCAAACAGTTTCTTTTGAGCGGTTCTCACTTGTGGGCTCTGCGTTTGGATGAAATTCCAGTTCCAAATGCCGGCGCAGTTGACGAGAGCGTAGAGCCCCGAAACGTCATTTTCTCTCAGAAACTTTTTCGTAGCTTCGACAGCTCGAGCTACGTCCTCGGCATTCGTCACATCcatggggagaagaagaagccttgAGTCTGAAGGAAATCGAGAAACCAGTGAGACACAGAGTAACTTGCAAGGAACCGGAACACAACGAGGTCGGCAAAGAAGATGGAGTagacacagaagacgcggaTGATAAGGAGGAAGATgagatcgacagagagaagaagacgaacgcgaTGGAGGACAAcatgagagacagagggtcTATTGGGcagtgtggagagaaaatAGAGAGGATGCGGTGGCGACACCAAGACGGAACGGAGTTTCTCTGCAAatcgctcttcttcagaaatGCCTCTAGCCCCTTCGTTCCCACAAACGTCTCCCTccggctgtctcttcctcactCGTTTTGTCGCCGACTCCGCATTCTGTCTGAAcgttctcttgttctctaTTCTCAGTGACACCCGCATCGCCTCTCTCACGatctgcgccttctcgcgcctctgctGGCCGACGTCTCTGCGTCCGACTCCCTCTCCACCTTCGTCTGTGTTCAGCTCCGTCCTGCTTCGTTTGGCCGAtcgtctctccactctccccACTCTCCACCcggctgtcttctttcctctctctctctctctcatcttcgcgctcctctgtctcttctcggcgcGGACGCTCTCCCGCAGCCGCAGGCCTCGGCTCCGCGCCGCCTTCGGGTGTACGCGTACTTCCTCTGCAGATTTCTTCGAAGACGCGCCGAGGATCTTCTGAGTGGAGCCGAGTGCCGATGACGTAGAagtcgagagcgaggaggaggcgcgtAACTTGGAGGCCGATGCCGGAGGAGGAGCCCGTGACGAGGACGgcgagttttctctcttgcgctttctctcgttctctccaggAGTTGAACGCTGAGAGGGCAAACGCCGCGCCGCGGAACGAGGCGATGCCAAGGCACAGCGcgcgagaaacaaacgaggaagaagaccaGCAGGCGTCCAAGGCATCCCCCCAAGACTGGCTGTGGtctagagagagagaacgcggggaaagaaacagagagaaaagagagagcgccCAGAGACCAGCTTCTGCACTTTTTCCTGCAGTGataagaaggagaaggagaacaagacaaCAACgatccttctttctctccgggAAGCGAGAGGCCCTCTCTTGGCTTCGCTGGCGGCTCTCCGGCGAccgcagagcgagagacggaagaagaggagacgtcGCTCGCAGAAGGAAActccaggagagagacaaggcgaaaagagacaacaCCATGGCGACACGAGAGGCCCACCGCCGCGCGATATTCATGCAGACTCCGCGCTTGTCGCCAAACACACAAGAATCGCAgtgtatgtatacacacTCGCTCCGACGAAGGCCGACTCGGTCCTGAGATCAGCCTCCAGACGTCTAAAGACGTTCGGTCGTTGATGAATCATCCATCGACAGGCAGCTGTCTCGACATGCCATATGTGAGGCGGAACCAGGAAGGAACCATCGCGTTTGTAGCGACTTGCCTGGAGCAGATCATCTGCATCGCCTAAAATAGCCAGCCAGGTGAGTGTGTAGACACACAACCGCCGGGCAAGACTCTCCATTCACTGGAGAGCGTTGCAGGAAGATTCGATTTCTTCTGCGACCTGAGATGCGTCGGGAAAATCTTTTCCGAGTTTCGCGGTTTGCCTGagttctcttcatctctcgtGGTTCCTCGTGTCATCTtttttcgtgcatgcgcatgcaaacgctTCGGCGAGTCTCGCTCTCGACCgcgcgcctcgcctctctctcccgtcaAAGAGGCCAAGcacgaaacgcgagaaaatcTGTCTCCGCTTGAAGTTCATGTTTTTACGGCTTGCGTACGAAGGCCTCTGGGAGGCTCCGCGGTTTCCTCTTGCGGCCCGAGGGCAgaacaggagacgagaggcaagaggagaagaagcatgcGTTCCTGAAGAAAATGTCTCTGACCTTTCCTCTTCAGTCAGTAGTTCCACTGATGCGGAGCCGGCGCTTATGAACTTCTCGGCTTTCGCTGCAccgttctgcctctttcgCCCAAAAAAAAACAGCTCCGACCTTACACTGGAGCCAACGCAAACATCAGCCTACATCGATACATCCCCATCCATACATAAaacgcatatgcatatatacatttatgtgCATCGATTTTGTATATAGTTGATTCACTTGTGCCTTCCTGTATATCCCTGTGTGTAAAGGAGTCCGTGAAATATGGGAGCTCCTTCCAGTGCGACCTTCTTTGCAGTTCGCCGGTCACTGGCGAGGCTATTATTTTTAAGACAGCCGTCTCTGAGAATCAAAACCACATACATCTACGCGCGTTCGCGCCTTAATGAGTTGTTAAAAAAGAGTTGAAGTGCGAAGGATGGCGGGAGTTCCTGAGTCATCTCTGGGGAGAGGGGTGTCTGGGTTTTCGCCcacgtgcatgcgcctgcaAGGCGCcagttcctctcttctctcgtctctcctcgcgtctcaTTCATGGCATTTTGTCGAAAATGGAAATCTGTTGTATCCTGCATCTTCACCTGAACaggctgcagaagaaggaccgCTGTCGAATCCGGCAGAAACGCCTGAAGCCGCCAAGAAAGATCTCTCCGAACGCTCTCCGGCTTTCGCCGCTCCGccggggtgtacatacacgccGCCAAAGAGTTCTGCTTCCGAGGAAGAATCTGCAGTCTTTCTGTCCGTCGGACCGGTGACTCTCGCGTCGCAGCTTTCGCTGCGCAGCCTCGAGGGAAAGCAGAGTGTCGGCCCTCACTCGAAGGAAAACTTGTTTGTGCCCGAAAAAGACTGTTCCGCGACAGAGAGCCTCCCTGTCCTCTTTCGATTCCTTTCGTCCTCCGCTGGAGTCTCCAATTGCCAAGGTCGCGCATGCGAGGCTTCTGCGGCCTCTGCCCTTTCCTTCCGAGTGTGctcggtttctcttccttgttcaGACACCAAACGCCTCCAGAAAACCTCGAGGTCTCTTCCGTTCCCAGCGGGCGcctgtgtctgtgcatgttGCGGGGAACTAAGAAGCTCCGAACGGTCTGTCCACCCCAGAGCGGCGTTGCGTTCGCCGCTGCGCCAGTTTGCCTTCATCGCTCTGCACCGCAACAGCTTCCTTCCGCTCCGGTcggttctccctcttctccgggCACACAGAGCAGCGATGCGGACAGGGAGGAacttttcttccctcgctcCTGTCCagcaagaaggcgagggagaccgcggaagcagagaggccaTGAAAGACGAGCACGCAGATGAGACGGGGAACGGTCTCGCGGCAGAACGGGAGGCGAGAACGGGGAAGAGGTGCAGGCGCGACGCCGCGCAGAGCGATGCGGACAgcaagaaaggcgacagcggagagaaggaaagacgacgagaagaggacgcggaAGAGGACGCGGAAGGGGACGGTGGGCggcggtttcttcttcagggaGCAAGGGAGAGTTTCGCTTCGATAGACCGCGAGGCCAtgcagaaaggcgagagaagagagagagaagaacgcgagcaACAACAGACTGTGTCGCTCGAGAGCATGTCGAGTGACCGAAGGCAAAGAGTCTTAGAAATCACCTTGAGGGAAAAGGTCGAGTCTGGGGCAAACGCGGGCCAAACTTggaaaaacgcgaggaagcgaacgcgagagaaaggttCAGAACAGAGGGACAGTGACCCAGAAGAACGCGTGAGGCTGCAGAACAAAGCAGCGAAGCGAGACTGTCGGATGGTCGTGGATTCAAGATCTCTCTTTGCTCCGGCATCAGGGGAGAGCTCTGAAGGCTTTGCTCCTGAACATTCGTCGCTTGACTCCTCTGAAAATGGCAGCTCGAAACGACGGAGTTCTTTGACCGTAGAAGGAACTTCATCGGAGAGCTCGTCTTCTCATCGCTGCTCGACGCCCTCAGCCTCTCGTGCTTCTGCTTGTCCTCTccacgcttctctctcgcgttcttctccgtcttctccttcgagtttttcttcttctcctctctgctgctcgtcTGAACTCTCGTCTCAGActtgcttctgtctcgcttcttccgcttctcccccttcttcccgctctccttcttctgcctcggcttctgctttgtgtcgtttgtctccgtctgcgaATCTGCGAACTCAATCGTTCGAGCCGATGAGAAGTCAGTGGCAGCTCGGAGTCGCCATTTGTTTAGCCGACGCtccgagcgaggagacaggtcCTTCCGACTCCAAGCCGAGACACccgaaaacgcatgcagcggcggcCAGTGATCGCGAGGCGTCTTGGGCTGGAGGCGCAGACCTTGTCGACCTCTTCTTGCAGTCGGCTTTAGAGCCTTGTGGATGGACAAGAAACTGGGGGACGCGAAGCGAAGACAAAGTCGACGGGGGAAGCCGAATGGCTCGCGTTCCCGGCAGCTCTAAGGGCGTTTCGCACAACGCGGCCCAGGGTCGGAGAGAGCGCATTTTATACACTTTGAATTTCGTCGATTTCGACGTGCTCAGGACGCACATCTCCTTTAAAAAACGCTGACAAACGGGCAAGCCGGAGACCCATGGGTCGCAAAAAGGAAATGTTTTTAATATGATGTTGATATGCCTCCAATTCAAAACCGATTCTCGTCTCGACTCCAGCGCCCCCATTCAATCTTTTGCAAACACTGATGTCgatatacttatatatatatatatatatgcatatacatttatacatttacatatgtacttttatatatttacatatgtGTGTGAATACGCTTCTTCATTTACAGAAGTAGATAGAGATCTGCATGTGCCGAGATGCATATACAGAGAAACGttagagagagggaaggccAGCCTTGGTCGAACTTCTAtgcatggagagagaagcgcagctgGATTTATCAATGCCAGGAGGGTATCGGAGTCCTACTCCGGCTGGAGGCCAAGAGGATCGTCGAGACACCTGATCACtcgctatatatatacatatatatatatatatatatatatatgcatatatgtatatctttACAGCTTGCATTTGAGAGCAGGTATTTACAGGCACATGCAGGCGTAGGTGTGGCTAGTACATTCCAGGGATGGGGCGAGGGAAAGCGCGCTTCGTCGGCGTTTAGGCACACGACGAACGGGACCTCTGCATCACCATCACCTGTATGATTCAATAAAGATCACCTACTTCGTAGTGCTTTCTTTGTTTATAGATTCGCGTAAACATGTACCAACATGCATTTACACATCCACGCATCTATAAGTATAGATAAGAGCTTGCGCGTCCCTGCATGTCAgtgtacagagagagagtcgcaTCTTTTGTGGCGAGCATCTTGAGTTTTCTTAACGTCCTCAGACAGCAAAAACTCTTTTCCCCGTTGATTTATCCGCACGAAGAGCGAATGCACCGCACCGGCGGTTGCGCACATGATGACTCGCCCTTTCCAGATCTAAAccaagtgcatgcagaaagcgAACCTGACCAAAACGCTTCAGAAGGTCGAAGATAGTTGTACGAGAAACCATACGCTTGGATCCCGCACGACCAGTtgcctgttttttcttgatTGCTGCGCAGCACCTCCCTCACCTCTTTGAGTCAGTCCTTTTCCTCCAGTGACGTACCACATATACACCCTGGTATGAATACATGATGCTATTTgtttatgtgtatatactGGTACGGAAACATGGTAATGGcattcatatacatacatataatatatatatatatatatatatatatatatatatatattgggAGGCAGCGGAATGGGGTATAATTTAGGGCATGCATTGAACAATTGTGGGTAAGAAGTTTCGTTTCGACAAAAGTGTGAAGTGGGGACACGAGGGGATGAATTGTCTGGATGCACTTGGCAAGCAAGCAGATGGATTTTAATCTGCCTTTaactttcctctctttctcagtACACTCTCAGGCGTTCTTTATCCCTCTCATTTCTCCCCGATTCCTCTGTTCTTTACCTTCGGCGTTTCGCTGATttccctgtctgtctctgcgtttcacgCGGCCAAGATGGAAATTTGTATTATTCATGTTTACTGGTACGGGTTTGAGTCATCAGTCATGTTGGTGTCGGTGCTATCTCGGGATTCGGTAGTCAGGGGATGTG
This portion of the Toxoplasma gondii ME49 chromosome III, whole genome shotgun sequence genome encodes:
- a CDS encoding oxidoreductase, short chain dehydrogenase/reductase family protein (encoded by transcript TGME49_253960~Signal peptide predicted by SignalP 2.0 HMM (probability 0.626) with cleavage site probability 0.498 at residue 22), translating into MESLARRLCVYTLTWLAILGDADDLLQASRYKRDGSFLVPPHIWHVETAACRWMIHQRPNVFRRLEADLRTESAFVGANHSQSWGDALDACWSSSSFVSRALCLGIASFRGAAFALSAFNSWREREKAQERKLAVLVTGSSSGIGLQVTRLLLALDFYVIGTRLHSEDPRRVFEEICRGNSRLLLLPMDVTNAEDVARAVEATKKFLRENDVSGLYALVNCAGIWNWNFIQTQSPQETEKSLKSWRELFDVNLLGAVRVMHAFLPLMQARAVFVGSILGRMSSPGQTAYCASKAAVRLLAEGARSDARDAGVNVVLVAFLAEVRVAPAQHVKSSTCVFAKETLTLCHPGRRRRTRGQLSPRHPRGCFYRPVQSSAGARLSARANRERNCRLHSLCSDAAHCSLCWMGYVRMETA
- a CDS encoding hypothetical protein (encoded by transcript TGME49_253970), giving the protein MAGVPESSLGRGVSGFSPTCMRLQGASSSLLSSLLASHSWHFVENGNLLYPASSPEQAAEEGPLSNPAETPEAAKKDLSERSPAFAAPPGCTYTPPKSSASEEESAVFLSVGPVTLASQLSLRSLEGKQSVGPHSKENLFVPEKDCSATESLPVLFRFLSSSAGVSNCQGRACEASAASALSFRVCSVSLPCSDTKRLQKTSRSLPFPAGACVCACCGELRSSERSVHPRAALRSPLRQFAFIALHRNSFLPLRSVLPLLRAHRAAMRTGRNFSSLAPVQQEGEGDRGSREAMKDEHADETGNGLAAEREARTGKRCRRDAAQSDADSKKGDSGEKERRREEDAEEDAEGDGGRRFLLQGARESFASIDREAMQKGERREREEREQQQTVSLESMSSDRRQRVLEITLREKVESGANAGQTWKNARKRTREKGSEQRDSDPEERVRLQNKAAKRDCRMVVDSRSLFAPASGESSEGFAPEHSSLDSSENGSSKRRSSLTVEGTSSESSSSHRCSTPSASRASACPLHASLSRSSPSSPSSFSSSPLCCSSELSSQTCFCLASSASPPSSRSPSSASASALCRLSPSANLRTQSFEPMRSQWQLGVAICLADAPSEETGPSDSKPRHPKTHAAAASDREASWAGGADLVDLFLQSALEPCGWTRNWGTRSEDKVDGGSRMARVPGSSKGVSHNAAQGRRERILYTLNFVDFDVLRTHISFKKR